In the genome of Mugil cephalus isolate CIBA_MC_2020 chromosome 21, CIBA_Mcephalus_1.1, whole genome shotgun sequence, one region contains:
- the mtfr2 gene encoding mitochondrial fission regulator 2, with translation MSLVEDVLDVLCMVLEYFGVPPDMLVPVWDSQLCGQYRSIVRMIGTNLPLTPAPRVNFQVPLISYKTHGHVDVTVDTPAIPSFADVLWVFEDEGESFAKTRNHLPPKTRNTVNQDVMMKRYPRPAPNRAGTGGGSVRQAVNPDALKKISALENELLKLRAQIAMIVTDGPASGLTASHDAPASPLSRPPLPAFTSTPHSAAAPPPPPPPPPPLPPSPCLSSSTETSSVLQLIRQRKNEKGLDKGQLRPQEGTEKKGMPSMLDVLKDLNQVKLRSVERSPGGTPVMRRRSKGGGASLNDPAALIAEALKRKFAHHRHNISSDKENSLEVSPFGSPETPMVPHRRRSKGRRHL, from the exons ATGTCTTTAGTAGAGGATGTCCTGGACGTGCTGTGCATGGTCCTGGAGTATTTCGGAGTGCCTCCGGACATG CTGGTTCCAGTGTGGGACAGTCAACTGTGCGGACAGTATCGCAGTATTGTGCGAATGATTGGTACAAATCTCCCCCTGACGCCTGCACCACGTGTCAACTTTCAG GTCCCTCTGATCAGCTACAAAACACATGGACATGTTGACGTCACCGTGGACACACCAGCCATTCCCTCATTTGCTGATGTTCTGTGGGTGTTTGAGGACGAGGGGGAAAGCTTTGCCAAAACCAG GAACCATTTACCTCCAAAGACGAGAAACACTGTAAACCAAGACGTGATGATGAAGAGGTACCCAAGACCGGCACCGAATCGAGCTGGCACTGGTGGGGGATCTGTACGACAGGCGGTGAACCCAGACGCACTGAAGAAGATCAGTGCACTGGAGAATGAGCTGCTCAAACTACGGGCTCAGATAGCCATGATTGTCACTGACGGCCCAGCCTCAG GGTTGACCGCGTCCCATgatgctccagcttctcctctgtCACGTCCACCTCTTCCAGCTTTCACCTCCACACCTCATAGTGCTGCTGCtccgcctccaccaccaccacctccaccaccacttccaCCCTCTCCATGCCTTAGCTCGTCCACCGAGACTtcatctgtgctgcagctgaTCCGACAGCGAAAGAACGAAAAAGGTCTCGATAAGGGTCAGCTCAGGCCCCAGGAGGGTACAGAAAAGAAAGGGATGCCTTCCATGTTGGATGTCTTGAAGGACTTGAATCAAGTGAAACTGCGGTCAGTGGAGAG aTCACCAGGAGGCACGCCGGTGATGAGGAGGCGCAGTAAAGGAGGTGGAGCATCGCTTAATGACCCAGCAGCCCTCATCGCAGAAGCACTAAAGAGAAAGTTCGCCCACCATCGCCATAACATTTCCTCAGACAAAGAGAATTCACTAGAAGTCTCACCTTTCGGCAGTCCAGAAACACCCATG GTTCCTCATCGCAGGCGCAGTAAGGGACGCCGGCACCTCTGA